Part of the Kitasatospora sp. NBC_01266 genome, GCCGACCGGGTGCGGGCCTTCGCCCTGAACTACTGGGCCGTCAACATCGGCTTCGGCGTCTCGGCGGCGGTGGCCGGGCTGGTCGCCGCGCACGGCTATCTGACCCTCTTCATCGCCGATGCCGCCACCACACTGCTCTGCGCCTTCGTGGTCTTCGCCAAGGTTGCGGAGAGCCGCCCGAGGACGACGCCCGGCCAGGCACCGGCCGGCCACGCCGCGGCCGGGTCGGCACCGGCCACCGCCGCCGCGGCGGTCAGCCTCGGGACGGTCTTCCGGGACCGCCGGTTCATGTCGCTGGTCGGGCTGACCTTCCTGCTGGCCCTGGTCTTCCAGCAGGGCAGCACCACGCTCGCGGTGTCCATGGGCAAGTCCGGGCTCAGCACCGAGCAGTACGGTCTGGTGATCGGACTCAACGGTCTGCTGATCGTCCTGCTACAGATCCCGATCACCCGGCTGCTCCGGGGCCGGGACCGGGGCCTGCTGCTGCTGACCGCGGCGCTGCTGACCGGCTGGGGCTTCGGCCTGAACGCGTTCGCCGGCTCCTCCGCCCTGGTCTACGCCGGCAGCGTGGCGGTCTGGACGCTCGGCGAGGTCATCCAGGCGCCGACCAGCATGGGTCTGGTGGCCGAACTCTCGCCGGCCCACGCCCGTGGCCGCTACCAGGGCGTCTACTCGCTGGCCTGGTCGGCCGCCTCGTTCCTGGGTCCGGCCGCCGGCGGCTTCCTGCTGGACCACGCGGGTCACGGCGCGCTCTGGTACGGCTGCGCGGTGCTCGGCACGGTGGCAGCGGTGGGCTACCTGGTGCTGGGCCGGCGGGCGGACGCGGCGCGTCAGCTCCCGGCGCCGGTCCCGGTCTCGGTCCCGGTCCCGGTCTCGACCTCGGCCTGAGCCCCGGACGCAGGCCCGGGCTGGGCCAGGTGCTTGAACGCCGCCAGGTTCCGGGTGGACTCGCCGCGCTTGGTCCGCCACTCCCACTCCCGCCGGATCGCCGAGGCGAACCCCAGCTCCAGCAGGGTGTTGAACGGCTCGTCGGCGTTCTCCAGGACGGTGCCGAGCAGCCGGTCCACCGTCGGCGCGGTGAGCGCCTCCAGCGGCAGGCGGCCGGTCAGATAGACGTCGCCGAGCGGATCCAGCGCGTACCCCACGCCGTACAGCCTGGTGTTGCGCTCCAGCAGCCAGCGGAAGACGGCCTCGTGGTTCTCGTCCGGGCGGCGGATCACGAAGGCGTTCACCGACAGGGTGTGGTCACCGATCCGCAGCGCGCAGGTGGTGCTGAGCTTGCGGGTGCCGGGGAGCGCCGCGACCAGGGTGTACGGATCGGCGGCGGCCGGCTCCCAGTCGACACCGGCCGCGTCGAGCGCGGCGGCGAGCAGGCCGAGGGCCTCGTCCTTGGTACGGGTTGCCATGACCGTGACGTTACCGGCTGGTACCGGCCCGCCGCCGCCGGTCCGGTCCGTGTTCTCCCCTCGACGCCTCCCCTCTTACCGACTCCTACCGACTCCTACCGACGCGGTAGGAGTCGGTAAGAGGGGAGAAGCGCCGGGCAGCGGCTACTGCTGGCTGAGCCGCCGCCGCGCCCCGGCCAGCCGCCCGGCCGGGCGGGCCAGCGCCCCCGCGTAGACCTCGGCGGTGGTCGCGGCGGACGCGCCCCAGCCGAAACCGGCCGCGTGCTCGGCGGCCGCCTCGCCCTGCCGGGCCACCAGCTCGGGATCGGTCACGTACGGCTCCAGTGCCCGCGCCCAGTCGGCCGGCTCGTGACCGCGCACCAGCGTGCCGGTCCGGCCGTCCCGCACCGCGACCGGCAGCCCGCCGACCGCCGCGGCCACCACCGGCGTACCGCAGGCCTGCGCCTCCAGCGCGACCAGTCCGAAGGACTCGCTGTAGGAGGGCATCGCCAGCAGCGTGGCCGCCCGGTACCACTGGGCCAGCTCCGCCTGACCGACCGGCGGATGGAACCGCACCACATCACCGATGCCGAGCTGGGCGGCGAGCTTCTGCAGCCCCAGCGGCCTGGCCAGCCCCGTCCCCGACGGGCCGCCGACCACCGGGACCACCAGCCGCTCGCGCAGCTCGGGCCGTCGCTCAAGCAGCGCCGAGACCGCTCCGAGCAGCACCTCGGGGCCCTTGAGCGGCTGTATCCGGCCGGCGAAGAGCAGCACGGCGGCGTCGGCCGGCAGGCCGAGTCGAGCCCGTGCGGCGCGGCGGTCGCCGGGCCGGAAGACGTCCAGGTTGACCCCCGGGTGCACCACGGCGAGCTGCTCGCCCCGGGCGCCGTAGTGCGCGGCGAGCTCGCCCGCCTCCTCCGCCGTGTTGGCGATCAGCCGGTCGGCGGCCTCGACCACCTGGGTCTCACCGATCACCCGGGCCGCCGGCTCGGGCGTGTCGCCCTCGGCCAGCGCCGCGTTCTTGACCTTGGCCATGGTGTGCATGGTGTGCACCAGCGGCACTCCCCAGCGCTGCGCCGCCAGCCAGCCGACCTGCCCGGAGAGCCAGTAGTGCGAGTGCACCAGGTCGTAGTGGCCCGGCCGGTGCCCCGCCTCGGTGCGCAACACACCGTGGGTGAAGGCGCACAGCTGAGCCGGCAGGTCCTCCTTGATCAGGCCCTCGTACGGACCGGCCGTGACGTGGCGGACCAGCACGCCGGGTGCCAGCTCCACGGTCGGCGGCAGGTCGGAGGAGGTGGCCCGGGTGAACACCTCGATCTCGATGCCGAGCGCGGCCAGACGCTTGGCCAGCTCGACGATGTAGACGTTCATGCCACCGGCATCGCCGGTGCCCGGCTGGTGGAGCGGGGAGGTGTGCACGCTCAGCATCGCGATCCGGCGCGGGCGCCGGGGCCGGCCTGCCGCGAACGCGTGCAGGCGCCCGCGAACCGGCGGGGTCTGCCGGTCACGCCATACCGTCGACACGGGGGGCTTGATCACCTGGCTGCGGCCTCTCTGATCTGCGCTGCGACGCCCTGTACGGCGACCACTCCTGTGGGTCCAACTGGAAGACAACCTCCCAGGGTGCACGTCGCATTCCCGCAGCGGCACATGTCAGGCCGGCGGAGCGACGCACGTCACGCCGACCACCGCGCCCGGCGCCGTCCGGGCCCCGCGTACCCTGCGGGAATGGCCGCTTCCTTCGACCCGGGCTCGTTCGGGCATCCCGCCGCGCTCCGGACGTCGGTGCCGACCCCGAGAACGCCGGGCCCGCCGCAGCCGCGGCGGGCGTCGACCACCGCCACCAGCCGCCCGGTCGGCACGGTCACCCGCGGCACCACCAACACCAACCGGCTGCGGCGGATGGACCGCTGGATCGTCCACACGCTCGGCTCACGACTGCGCGCCGCCGACCGGCCGCCGGTGGCCGTCGACCTCGGCTACGGCGCGGCGCCCTGGACGGCCGTCGAGCTGTCCCACCGGCTCCGGACGGTGCGGCCCGACCTGCGGACGGTCGGTATCGAGATCGAGCCCGCCCGGGTCGCCGCCGCGCTGCCCTACGCCGAGCCGCCCGTGCTGACCTTCCGCCGCGGCGGCTTCGAGGTGCCGTTGGACGGCGGTCCGGCGCTGCTGATCCGCGCCGCCAATGTGCTGCGGCAGTACGAGGAGGAGGCGGTGCGGGGGGTCTGGGAGCGGCTCTGCGGGCGGCTGGCGCCGGGCGGTCTGCTGGTCGAGGGCACCTGCGACGAGATCGGCCGCCGGCACGTCTGGGTGGCGCTCGACCCGTCGGGCCCGCGCACGGTGACCTTCGCCGCTCGGCTGGCCGGTCTGGAGCGTCCCTCGGACCTGGCCGAGCGGCTGCCGAAGGCGCTCATCCACCACAACGTCCCGGGGCGTCCGGTGCACGCCTTCCTCAGCGACTTCGACCGGGCCTGGGCCGCCGCCGCGCCGTACGGGGCGTTCGGCGCCCGGCAGCGCTGGGTGGCCGCCTGCACGGCACTGTCGGGGCAGTGGCCGCTGGTGGACGCGCGGGGGCGGTGGCGGCAGGGCGAGGTCACGCTGCCCTGGTCGGCGCTGGCGCCCTGAGCAGGGCCTTCAGGTTCACTCGAACGAGTTATCGAATTTCTCTAGCGTATTGACGCGACGTCAGTCCACTATGGGGGCGAACCCGGTGACACCCGCTCCTTGACTCGACCACACGGCAGCACACCCGCAGCACACCTGCGGTACAGCCACGGCACAGCCACGTCGCACCGCCACGTCGCACTGCCACGGCTCACACGCCGTCGGGCC contains:
- the mshA gene encoding D-inositol-3-phosphate glycosyltransferase translates to MKPPVSTVWRDRQTPPVRGRLHAFAAGRPRRPRRIAMLSVHTSPLHQPGTGDAGGMNVYIVELAKRLAALGIEIEVFTRATSSDLPPTVELAPGVLVRHVTAGPYEGLIKEDLPAQLCAFTHGVLRTEAGHRPGHYDLVHSHYWLSGQVGWLAAQRWGVPLVHTMHTMAKVKNAALAEGDTPEPAARVIGETQVVEAADRLIANTAEEAGELAAHYGARGEQLAVVHPGVNLDVFRPGDRRAARARLGLPADAAVLLFAGRIQPLKGPEVLLGAVSALLERRPELRERLVVPVVGGPSGTGLARPLGLQKLAAQLGIGDVVRFHPPVGQAELAQWYRAATLLAMPSYSESFGLVALEAQACGTPVVAAAVGGLPVAVRDGRTGTLVRGHEPADWARALEPYVTDPELVARQGEAAAEHAAGFGWGASAATTAEVYAGALARPAGRLAGARRRLSQQ
- a CDS encoding MDR family MFS transporter, whose protein sequence is MPTAPAAPVPLTTRLHSAMTESVGGLPTTFWWLWTSTLINRLGGFVVTFLALYLTVDRGYSASYAGLVASLFGLGGAIAALVGGVLTDRIGRRPTLLAAQLMTALSTAALGFADGQLMIAAVAFLVGLSSNASRPAVSAMIADLVPAADRVRAFALNYWAVNIGFGVSAAVAGLVAAHGYLTLFIADAATTLLCAFVVFAKVAESRPRTTPGQAPAGHAAAGSAPATAAAAVSLGTVFRDRRFMSLVGLTFLLALVFQQGSTTLAVSMGKSGLSTEQYGLVIGLNGLLIVLLQIPITRLLRGRDRGLLLLTAALLTGWGFGLNAFAGSSALVYAGSVAVWTLGEVIQAPTSMGLVAELSPAHARGRYQGVYSLAWSAASFLGPAAGGFLLDHAGHGALWYGCAVLGTVAAVGYLVLGRRADAARQLPAPVPVSVPVPVSTSA
- a CDS encoding class I SAM-dependent methyltransferase, with amino-acid sequence MAASFDPGSFGHPAALRTSVPTPRTPGPPQPRRASTTATSRPVGTVTRGTTNTNRLRRMDRWIVHTLGSRLRAADRPPVAVDLGYGAAPWTAVELSHRLRTVRPDLRTVGIEIEPARVAAALPYAEPPVLTFRRGGFEVPLDGGPALLIRAANVLRQYEEEAVRGVWERLCGRLAPGGLLVEGTCDEIGRRHVWVALDPSGPRTVTFAARLAGLERPSDLAERLPKALIHHNVPGRPVHAFLSDFDRAWAAAAPYGAFGARQRWVAACTALSGQWPLVDARGRWRQGEVTLPWSALAP
- a CDS encoding YbjN domain-containing protein, whose protein sequence is MATRTKDEALGLLAAALDAAGVDWEPAAADPYTLVAALPGTRKLSTTCALRIGDHTLSVNAFVIRRPDENHEAVFRWLLERNTRLYGVGYALDPLGDVYLTGRLPLEALTAPTVDRLLGTVLENADEPFNTLLELGFASAIRREWEWRTKRGESTRNLAAFKHLAQPGPASGAQAEVETGTGTETGTGAGS